Proteins from one Ipomoea triloba cultivar NCNSP0323 chromosome 1, ASM357664v1 genomic window:
- the LOC116026450 gene encoding G-type lectin S-receptor-like serine/threonine-protein kinase At4g27290 — protein MKMKMKMVFTFFIFIISIHNNLSAAVDTLATNQTLSDDGGTMLVSASQTFVLGFFSPWSSRNRYLGIWVRNEPERTVVWVANNNNPISDFSGVLRLTPTGDLIISSTKNHQVANIVWLSNSSALFGKWLLVDWIRRFAIWNQESCPAAPGQR, from the exons atgaagatgaagatgaaaatggtCTTCACCTTCTTCATATTTATCATTTCCATCCACAATAATCTTTCAGCCGCTGTTGATACCTTAGCTACGAACCAAACGTTGTCAGATGACGGCGGAACAATGCTCGTCTCCGCTAGTCAAACGTTTGTCCTAGGATTCTTCAGTCCGTGGAGCTCAAGAAACCGGTACCTCGGAATTTGGGTCAGAAATGAGCCTGAACGGACAGTGGTCTGGGTGGCTAACAACAATAACCCAATTTCGGATTTTTCTGGTGTCCTCAGGCTCACACCCACCGGAGATTTAATCATCAGCAGTACGAAGAACCACCAAGTAGCAAATATAGTTTGGCTGTCAAATTCATCTgccttatttggtaaatggctgttagttgattggatTAGAAG GTTCGCCATCTGGAATCAAGAATCCTGTCCTGCAGCTCCTGGACAACGGTAA